The Prunus dulcis chromosome 5, ALMONDv2, whole genome shotgun sequence genomic sequence AGAAGCGtcattttcctctctttcttgAATTTTACCAACTGAACTGAATTGAGCGTAGGATTTTGCCAATTAGctattttatcttttaaagaaagtttgaatttcggtggaagaagaagagagcacgcgtggttttttttttttttttttttttcagattttcttTATAAGATGACGTCGTATATTTTGCTTGGCATTCTATTTTCATTTAAGTTGGAACGCGTTTTGAGTAGCAAACCTAATTAATGCaatttttggaaagaaaactGATATGACTTCAGCACCACCAGTACACTTCCCAATCCCAATCCGAGCTTTTGCATTTAACACCGGTGCATTTATACGTATTTAAAGGAATCTTAATCATTTGATTAATGGCAGATTCCTTTAAATGCATATAAATGCATCGATACTAATTGCAGAAACTCGGGATCCATTCCAACACACTCACacgttttgatttttttctccttcaactcTCTTATCTTAAGTACGTCTCTTTACTTTTCTGTTCTTCAAGCACAACAACTTCCCTCCATCTTTACTTTATCCGTTCCAAAATTATGACATTTCTTAAATCTGTATCTTGGGCTAAAATTTATCCCTACCACTGAttgtaaattttattttattttattcccGTTCTTACAAAATTTATGCCTATCCTCAAATTGATACCTCCTAGCAtagtaaaaaaatcaaatactgaaatggaaatgcaatccTAAAAGCAAATTGataattgataattttttcctcttttcttttttttgttgccaaGTTTGAGAATGGGAGAGAACTACAAGCATTGGATAAGATATTTTCAAGGAGAAAAAAGATCCACCAACTCTTGCTAGAGAAAAAAATGGCATTAATTAGGTTTATTGCTCTTATTGATGTTCACCATTGGATATAATCCAATGGTAGTTGACCCAAGACAATCCCTAGTCGATGGGAAATTAATTGATACATTAGCTATGATAAGAAATCAATTCCTAAGAAgataaagaaacaagaaaaaaaaaaaaaaaaaaaggaggttGTTGCTTCAAGCAAGGGCGGATGCACGTTGGGACAAGAGGGGTCGGACGACCCTCCGGAAGGCTGGAAATTTGGCAAGGGACTCCATGAAAGCCTCCTTGGACAGCTGCTGGAAGCCCCCTCGTATGCACACAAAGTGCTCGACGAAAGTCCCAAACGATATGTGCTGCGCTGCgcgtcttttttttttataaaacgAGCCTtgccaaacgacgtcgtttggtcCAAGGCTCAGTcaaatcttttttaattgaccTGGcctcaaaacgacgtcgttttgggccaggtttaaaaaaaaaaagaaagacataTAACAGCACAGCACACGCACAGCACAGATTCATTCTTTCTCCAAACCTTTCATTCCCAATTCCACAGCCCCTCTTCCcatcctctcaaaccctaaccTCTCCTAACCTCCCAACCTTCGACAACCTCCATCAACTCTTTGCCGGTGGCCCAGTGCCGATCACCACCACCTTCTACCGCCGTCCGCCGCCCATTTTTTCAACTACAAGTAAGCATGGAAAATcttatattaataattatagcgataatatatattgttgatattgatattttttttttatgtaatgaaatttatggatatgaatcatattgattgattgagtttatgcttgaaatttatggatatgaatcatattgatatttttttttatgtaattaaatttatggatatgaatcatagtgataatcatattaatgtagattgattgagtttatgcttgattgataatatgaattgattgagtatattgaatattgattgctatttgatatgataatttggtatattgaatattgattgataTGGGTTTAGggagtatattgaatattgagagtgggttattgaaattttcatattcatatgataatttggataaaaattaatgattgattgaattaattgaTTTGTAGATTTATGGAACgattctttaaaagaaaattatctaCGGATAGTTCTTCTCTGTCTAATCCGGGTAGTTCAAATGCAAGACCAATTGAAGTAGATGAGATCTTAGCTAATCTTCAAGCAGACCCTGGACTAAGAACTCGAATGGCGGATTATAGTCCTAATATTCGGGATGAGATCCGAAGGGCATATCTACAAAAGGGACCTTGTCAACCTAGAAGTTATAAATTCCCACAAACTAATCAATCAGGAATTAATAGACGCTTCATTGCTCATTGGTTTGATGATCATGATTGGTTGGAATATAGTATTGCTAAAGATGCTGCGTTTTGTCTTCATTGTTATCTCTTCAAATCTAATTTTGATCAAGTGGGTGGTGATGCATTCACTGGGGTAGGCTTCAATAATTGGAAGAAGGCGAAAGAAAGATTTAACCTTCATATTGGACCGGTTGGTAGTGTTCACAACCAAGCTAGAGAAGTTGCTTACAATTTGATGCATCAAACTACACACATTGAAACAATTGTGATCAAGCAAACAAGCCAAGCTCGCACGGCTTATCGCACTTGCTTGAATGCATCACTTAAGTGCACTAGGTATTTGTTGCGGCAAGggctttcttttcttggtcATGATGAAAGTGCACAATCAAGTAATAAAGGGAATTATTTAGAGCTCTTGCAATTTCTTGCGGATCATGATGAAAAAGTTAAGGCCGTTGTGTTGGAAAATGCTCCggaaaatttaaagttaatagctccttcaattcaaaaagatcTTGTCAATTCTTGTGCCAAAGAAACCATTGATCTTATCTTGAGTGATGTAAAAGatagatatttttcaataatggtGGATGAAGCACGTGATGTTTCAATAAAGGAGCAAATGGCGATGGTGTTGCGTTATGTGAATGACAAAGgacaaataattgaaaggtttgtgggggTTCAACATGTAACCGACACTACTTCAAGTGCACTAAaggaagcaattgatgaattcttttcttccgTGAATTTGAGCTTTTCCAAGCTACGAGGACAAGGTTATGATGGAGCTAGTAATATGAGAGGTGAGTTCAATGGCCTTAagacaaagattttgagagaacaaccttgtgcattttatgttcattgctttgctcatcaacttcaactagCTCTTGTTGCGgtagcaaagaaaaacattgatGTCAACTCTTTTTTCACAACGGCTAATAGTTTGGTTAATGTTGTTGGAGCATCTTGTAAGCGTCGCGATGCACTTAGAGCACAATACCAAGAAGAGCttgtgagagcttttgaaGATGATTGTCTTATAACGGGCCGGGGCTTAAATCAAGAAAGGACTCTCAAACGTGCCGGCGATACACGATGGAACTCACATTATGGTACGTTGATTAGTATCATTTCTATGTTCCCATCTGTGGTGAATGTGCTTCAAATGATTGTTGATGATAATCCTAATGATAGTTCGGGTGAAGCCTATAAGTTATGGAGAGAAATAcaatcttttgagtttgtgtttcacTTATTTGTAATGAAAGCTATATTGGGAATAACAAACACTTTGTCTCTAgcattgcaaaagaaagatcaagacaTTGTGAGTGCAATGAATTTAGTGAAAACATGCAAGGAAAACCTGCAGTTGATGAGGGATAATGAGTTTGAAGAATTGGTTGAGCAAGCATCCTCGTTTTGTTACAAACATGATATTATAGTTCCTACCATGGATGAGGAATATGTAATTCCAGGGAGATCACGGCATAATGCTCCAATGAAGACAAATTATCATCGTTATCGTGTGGAGATCTTTATTCATGTAATTGATGGGCAACTTGCGGAATTAAATGATCGCTTCAACGAGGTAAGTACTGAGTTACTTACTTGTTTGGCATGCTTGAGTCCAAAAAATAACTTTGTGGCTTTTGACAAACGAAAGCTAGTTCGTCTTGCTCAATTTTATCCTTATGATTTTTCGGATAGAGACTTATTGATgcttgaagatcaacttggtGTTTATGTTCATCATATGCGTTCGAGTtgtgatttttctcaattggaaGGGATTAGTAGTCTTGCGgaaaaaatggtggagaaaggaatgcatgaaatatttccttttgtgtaTTTGCTTCTTACATTGGCTTTTGTTTTACCGGTTGCAACTGCATCAGTGGAGAGGGCATTTTCCGCtatgaatattattaaaaatccaCTTTGCAACAGAATGGGAGATCAATGGTTGAATGATAGCTTGATTGTTTACATTGAGAGATatgtttttgcttgtattgatAACGAAATTATAATGCAACGTTTTTAGAATATGAAAACTCAGTCGTGGACAATTCAAGTGCATTTACGTAAATGTGACTCCCATATTAAACATGATTATATCATATGACTCATTGACCTATAAccaacgaaagtataaatccACTTGATGAAGCTCAAAAGTAAAATGCTTCATTTATCATATCCTATTACTAAATATTTTCTTGAGTCAGacctaaattttctttaaaaattagggttaagatttttgtttttcttggatgTGTCTTGCTGTCATTGGGATGGTTGCGGTGTGGTGTTGTCGACCTAGCTTTTCTCCTTGGTTTTCATTGTGTTTTTGAAGCAAATACTGCAATCCACCGTAGACGCCATGATTTTGTTTCAGCTTTTGGTCTACGCATATGGAATTTGCTCCAATTCAATGTTTGGAGTTGGAAAAGTGATTGTTGTTGGTTTGTGTGGGATTGGGTTTTGCAGTGCAAAATAAGAGGTTTAGCCATGTTGGTGCTACGAGTCTCTTTGGTTTGTTGGAGAGGAAGTGTTGCGGTGTCCTTATTTCGGTGTTTATTTTAGTCTAATAATTCTCATAAACTCAATAGGAGTTTGCTGATGTATGTATTTAGTATTCGACTTTTTGATGCGGATTTGCCTTTACTGCCGTTGCGCGGTGGATCTATATTGTAGGTCTGAGTACAGATGCTTCTTGTCTGCCAAATTGGAGTTTTTAGGTTTTTCTGGCATGCGTAATTCTCTCCAGATCAAacgaatttatttttgtgtttggtcACTGGAGATGTTGTACTCATATTTGGCATTGCGACTATTCTGTACTTTTTTCTGtgttatcaataaaattacgatcgcttttaataataaaaaaaattagggttaagatttttgtttttcttggatgTGTCTTGCTGTCATTGGGATGGTTGCGGTGTGGTGTTGTCGACCTAGCTTTTCTCCTTGGTTTTCATTGTGTTTTTGAAGCAAATACTACAATCCACCGTAGACGCCATGATTTTGTTTCAGCTTTTGGTCTACGCATATGGAATTTGCTCCAATTCAATGTTTGGAGTTGGAAAAGTGATTGTTGTTGGTTTGTGTGGGATTGGGTTTTGCAGTGCAAAATAAGAGGTTTAGCCATGTTGGTGCTACGAGTCTCTTTGGTTTGTTGGAGAGGAAGTGTTGCGGTGTCCTTATTTCGGTGTTTATTTTAGTCTAATAATTCTCATAAACTCAATAGGAGTTTGCTGATGTATGTATTTAGTGTTCGACTTTTTGATGCGGATTTGCCTTTACTGCCGTTGCGCGGTGGATCTATATTGTAGGTCTGAGTACAGATGCTTCTTGTCTGCCAAATTGGAGTTTTTAGGTTTTTCTGGCATGCGTAATTCTCTCCAGatcaaacaaatttatttttgtgtttggtcACTGGAGATGTTGTACTCATATTTGGCATTGCGACTATTCTGTACTTTTTTCTGtgttatcaataaaattacgatcgcttttaataataaaaaaaatagtataaaataattgtaattaaaaaaaatctctctccctcccccaacggcaccaccaccacccaatCCACCTTCACTTGCCCAACCCAACCACCCTCCCTCACCAATGGATCAAGAGCCTCTGCATTTAGTCTTCATGCATTTACCTGCCTTTTATAATATCTAAACCATTCTTATAATCTAACCGTTTATGACATGAGGcatcaacatttttttttctttttctttttatcaaaaattgttttaaatttaacaattattttatcattaagtaaataaaattaaaaaacatgtCGTTGCCACAAAAGGCATAGGTGGGGGGAAAGGACTAAGGGaacttataaataaacccaaaatgaGACAACTATTTATAAAGAAGGACAAAATTAAAGTGTTTGGACAATAATGCCCTTATTCATTTTGGGATTGCCTAAAGAAtcctttttctgattttcagaTGATGCCAAAGGACTGTTGTTTGATGCTTGCCGTATGGAGCTCAAAAAAACACTTGCTTTAATAGTTTTGGACAAATGCACACTATTGTTGCTGGGATGATCTCTTCACATGAGATGAGGATGGTGATGCTTCTTCTATCATGAGGGCTTCACATGGAATTTTATGCTTCCAACATGTTATCTATATTGTGTAGCTCTTCTTCTCCTAAGATATTCCAGTATGAGTTGTCGTTGTCTTTTGCTGCAATTTGTTCTGCTATCTGGTTATAGATTTCATCAAAAACTTTTGCTCTTTTTGTGCTTATCATGAATTCATATGTGTCATCTGGTCTCCTGGATGTAGACTCTGAATAAATCTTGATAAAATTGGATTGGTGAAGGAGGGTCAAATGATCATCATTGAACAATTGTTATTCAGCTATTATTGCTCCTCTGTGTTTTTGAATGTCTTGCTTGGTAGGGATCTCTGTCTTTGTTGATTATGCCAGGCTAAGTAGttcattaaaagaaataataatactatGTTGTGCTCTGTCTTTTAAATACTATCCTTAAACCACTTTGGGGGTATGCTAGTGAAATCTAATTTTACGCTTTTTCATAAAGGAAGATAAGAATTTataacttattttatttatgaagaaaatgaatttaaatgaTCACTATTTTCAATATAAAGTTGTCCTAAATAACCATATTCTGCTAAAAATGCTGGAGTAACTGTGatagttttttgtttatgctcTAAATGCAGTTCTCTATATTCAACCATGTTAATACTAGCTAAATGCAGTTCTCTATATTCAACCATGTTAATACTAGCTAAGTAAATAGTATAATGAGAATAGCTTTTGGAAATAATTTTATACCAGGGTGtggattattttttaaattgaaaagaaaagcttgaatGTATAGTTGAAGAGATGTATTTTGCTCATACTCTAAGCTAATCATATGACTCTTAACATCTTTTGGTAAAAATCTATACCCTTCTCTAGCTAGagtttgaagaaaatatggatttttagttttttgctCAAAGGAAAATTCTCTATTATGCTCAAGTAAGTTGGGCTCATTAGCCTCTTTTACTTGTAGAATTTGAcatcttaaattaattattctAAAATTCTTTACTATTGTGTCATACTCCTTCTTTTGCTCTACATGTTTTTcctgcaaaaaagaaagttgttgttttgctcttttataatcataattatATGCTAAAAACTCTTACTCAAGGGCTCTGATAAGTTTTTCATGCCCTCTCCTCATGCTTTCAGTATTAGTTCTAATGTTCCAAAAGTTGTCTAAAAGAACTTTTGTTTATCTGTTAATGATGCTTGAGTACAATATTTTAAAGCAGGATTTCTAATTTCTTGTACTGAAATTccattataaaaataagtatTTACTATTGATCATGCTTGACTGTTTATGCTTAATGGATTACCACCTTGTGATGGTGTACCACTATTTTTGCTGCAAGAGGATGATGGTCCAAAATATTGCATACCTGTTAATGAATAATACGAGATAAGATATCTGCTAAAGTATTATCCATACCTTTAATATGTGGAAATATCGATCCAAATCCATTTCCTGTAATAGAATCAACAAAATTGGCCCATCTTCGAGATGCTTGTTTTATTAGtagtaattttattataatatgaaaCAACATTCTGACAATTTTTTCTAATAGTAAATATTTCATTAtgtaaaaacaatgaaaatgctTCAAGGGAGTTAATTACTCCTAATATTTCTAAGTCAGTAGCTGGAAGTTGATGCATATCTACAAACTTTTTCTTCAGATTTTGgttctttatgttttttctgATATAATATTCCTGTCCATCCTATTAATGACGTGTCTGTCTCAACTATTTTGTAATTATTGTCTAATGATAATGCTAAGGGTTTAAATTGAATTATATCTTGTTTGATGctttaaactaatttaatatcttcactattaaattagttcaaAGGAAAATACTTGCCTTCCTTTAGGTGGATACAGGTGAGTTTTCATGTGATATGTTGCAATAATGAATCAACTGAAGTTATGATCCAGTCAGTTTGCAGTGCAATGCTTATGTTAGGAAAGGTTTGTTTCAAATGATTTACCTCCTTTTGCAAGCACCATAAATGTTCTCATTTGTGcttttattatggttttgaAACTGGTCAACGGTgtaactttattttattttatttttttcgattgGATAGATAAAATGAATATTTCTATCTTTATTTGTCCTTTAAATTTCTCAATTTTGCGTGAAGTTTAATTTGGGCATCTTGATTATGAAGGGGCAGTGTTTGGTCATCGCTTCCCCCAATCAATTTGTTATCGTCACAGCAGTCCATGCCCATTATACTCGCGGTGGCGTCGATGGATTCAGCTTCATTTTTCCGTGTAAAGGCTTTGGTGCTGACTCCCCTATTTCTGTAAGTTTGTTCTTATTTCCTTCAATTGTTTTCGCTCCCTAAATGAGTATACTCGGTTATGTTTGGAACATTTCTTAGGGGTTGATTTCATTGCTGGCAGCAGTTGATGCACTTTCTCATGTGGGTGGTATCCTAGCATTACAAAATTACAAGTTACAAGACCGTCCAGACACAGAATCATCAAACGCATTGGTTAGAAGAGGATCTGAGTTTTCCAGTCCCCTCCCTCCATTTCTGCTCAGGGAGAAATTCGGTTATTTGTGTCATGCATGATATGTCATGCTAAAGACCCCTCCTCTGTTTCAACTTTCACCCACTTCCTGATAACTtgcatttcatatttttat encodes the following:
- the LOC117627520 gene encoding zinc finger MYM-type protein 1-like; protein product: MERFFKRKLSTDSSSLSNPGSSNARPIEVDEILANLQADPGLRTRMADYSPNIRDEIRRAYLQKGPCQPRSYKFPQTNQSGINRRFIAHWFDDHDWLEYSIAKDAAFCLHCYLFKSNFDQVGGDAFTGVGFNNWKKAKERFNLHIGPVGSVHNQAREVAYNLMHQTTHIETIVIKQTSQARTAYRTCLNASLKCTRYLLRQGLSFLGHDESAQSSNKGNYLELLQFLADHDEKVKAVVLENAPENLKLIAPSIQKDLVNSCAKETIDLILSDVKDRYFSIMVDEARDVSIKEQMAMVLRYVNDKGQIIERFVGVQHVTDTTSSALKEAIDEFFSSVNLSFSKLRGQGYDGASNMRALVAVAKKNIDVNSFFTTANSLVNVVGASCKRRDALRAQYQEELVRAFEDDCLITGRGLNQERTLKRAGDTRWNSHYGTLISIISMFPSVVNVLQMIVDDNPNDSSGEAYKLWREIQSFEFVFHLFVMKAILGITNTLSLALQKKDQDIVSAMNLVKTCKENLQLMRDNEFEELVEQASSFCYKHDIIVPTMDEEYVIPGRSRHNAPMKTNYHRYRVEIFIHVIDGQLAELNDRFNEVSTELLTCLACLSPKNNFVAFDKRKLVRLAQFYPYDFSDRDLLMLEDQLGVYVHHMRSSCDFSQLEGISSLAEKMVEKGMHEIFPFVYLLLTLAFVLPVATASVERAFSAMNIIKNPLCNRMGDQWLNDSLIVYIERYVFACIDNEIIMQRF